The proteins below come from a single Oscillospiraceae bacterium genomic window:
- a CDS encoding FtsQ-type POTRA domain-containing protein: MGNDQRSRRQRTVSDSGAQSNRRSLGSRMGLEKRETPRREPPTAQPREPRARRPQATQQINPQKAGYRPGSPRKQRRVTQAELIRQRNRRRALGILGVLAVLAVGAFVSVNLLFKVTIFRVENFDRTTPADTGIYTEEELVNALGIEKNSNLFGFSTAEKTAQLAQQFPYLEQVGVEIQLPATVVIKVEPAVERFACMYAGGWMVLSDSLKILRTEVSQPEGLILLSLTLPADFAPAVGQSIVPESYNSLLGGEQATAETAGLQASAAQTLTELRDGLLSNGLFDGATALDIRDLSDIQFTYQNRIQVRLGSEMNLAYKLRLAAAALADPEKGLSASDKGVLDISNQQSNGDIRAYFSPDDPAPTPTPVPAETPPPEESEENQ, encoded by the coding sequence ATGGGGAACGACCAGCGCAGCCGCAGGCAGAGAACCGTGAGCGACTCCGGCGCGCAGAGCAACCGCCGCAGCCTCGGCAGCCGCATGGGACTGGAAAAGAGGGAGACCCCCCGCAGGGAACCGCCCACCGCCCAGCCCCGCGAGCCACGCGCCAGACGCCCGCAGGCGACCCAGCAGATCAATCCGCAAAAGGCCGGCTACCGCCCCGGCAGCCCCAGAAAGCAGCGGCGCGTAACGCAGGCAGAGCTGATCCGCCAGCGCAACCGCCGCCGCGCACTGGGGATTCTGGGTGTATTGGCCGTATTGGCCGTGGGCGCATTCGTGTCCGTCAATCTGCTGTTCAAGGTCACGATCTTCCGTGTCGAGAATTTCGACCGTACCACCCCGGCCGACACCGGCATCTACACGGAAGAAGAGCTGGTCAACGCCCTCGGCATTGAGAAAAATTCCAATCTCTTCGGCTTCTCCACCGCAGAAAAAACTGCACAGCTTGCGCAGCAGTTCCCGTATCTGGAGCAGGTCGGCGTTGAGATCCAGCTCCCGGCAACGGTCGTTATCAAAGTAGAACCGGCAGTCGAGCGGTTTGCCTGCATGTACGCGGGCGGCTGGATGGTACTGAGCGATTCCCTCAAGATCCTGCGCACCGAGGTGAGCCAGCCCGAGGGACTGATCCTGCTGTCACTGACATTGCCTGCGGACTTTGCACCGGCAGTAGGGCAGAGCATCGTGCCGGAAAGCTACAACTCGCTGCTCGGCGGGGAGCAGGCCACCGCGGAAACAGCAGGTCTGCAGGCCTCGGCTGCACAGACGCTCACAGAGCTGCGGGACGGTCTGCTCTCAAACGGACTGTTTGACGGCGCGACCGCGCTGGATATACGCGACCTGAGTGATATTCAGTTTACCTATCAGAACCGCATACAGGTGCGCCTTGGCAGTGAGATGAACCTTGCCTACAAGCTGCGGCTGGCGGCTGCGGCGCTGGCCGACCCCGAAAAGGGCCTTTCTGCCAGCGATAAGGGTGTGCTGGACATCTCCAACCAGCAGAGCAACGGTGATATCCGCGCGTATTTCTCGCCCGATGACCCTGCACCCACGCCCACGCCCGTACCGGCCGAGACACCGCCTCCGGAAGAATCGGAAGAAAATCAATAA
- the purB gene encoding adenylosuccinate lyase: MAQHNRYISPFSTRYASDEMQYIFSDDNKFKTWRRLWIALAKAEKAQGLAITDEQIAELEAHKDDINYEDAIAREKLVRHDVMSHVYAYGLQCPKAKGIIHLGATSCYVGDNTDVIVMREALQLVRKKIIGVLANLAKFAEEYKAMPCLAYTHCQPAQLTTVGKRATLWMNELYMDLEEIDHQISQLALRGVKGTTGTQASFVELFNGDSAKIKAVEADVCAQMGFAKVVPVCGQTYSRKVDYNVLSAVAGLGQSAMKMATDIRLLANFKEMEEPFEKNQIGSSAMPYKRNPMRCERICALSRYLMVDVLNPAMTSGTQWFERTLDDSANKRIAMAEGFLAADAILNILLNVSDGLVVYPKVVRARVMAELPFMASENIMMKAVKKGGDRQELHERLREHAVAAAAVVKQEGKPNDMIARVEADPAFGLSREEIEAELSPEAFTGRSAEQVAEFLRDVIQPVLDANAEDVGQHVELNV; the protein is encoded by the coding sequence ATGGCACAACACAACCGTTACATTTCCCCCTTCTCTACCCGGTATGCTTCGGATGAGATGCAGTATATTTTCTCGGACGACAACAAGTTCAAGACATGGCGCAGGCTGTGGATCGCACTGGCTAAGGCGGAAAAGGCCCAAGGCCTTGCCATCACCGATGAGCAGATCGCCGAGCTGGAGGCCCACAAGGACGATATTAACTATGAGGACGCCATCGCCCGCGAAAAGCTCGTCCGCCATGATGTTATGAGCCATGTCTATGCCTACGGCCTGCAGTGCCCCAAGGCAAAGGGCATCATCCATCTGGGTGCTACCAGCTGCTATGTCGGTGACAATACCGATGTCATCGTCATGCGCGAGGCACTGCAGCTTGTGCGCAAGAAGATCATCGGCGTGCTGGCCAATCTGGCCAAGTTTGCCGAGGAGTACAAGGCCATGCCCTGCCTGGCCTATACCCACTGCCAGCCCGCGCAGCTTACCACCGTCGGCAAGCGCGCCACCCTTTGGATGAACGAGCTGTACATGGATCTGGAGGAAATCGACCACCAGATCAGCCAGCTGGCCCTGCGCGGCGTCAAGGGTACGACCGGCACTCAGGCCAGCTTTGTGGAGCTGTTCAACGGCGATTCCGCCAAGATCAAGGCCGTTGAGGCCGATGTCTGCGCCCAGATGGGCTTTGCCAAGGTCGTGCCGGTCTGCGGCCAGACCTACAGCCGCAAGGTGGATTACAATGTTCTGTCCGCTGTGGCCGGCCTCGGCCAGAGCGCTATGAAGATGGCCACCGACATCCGCCTGCTTGCCAACTTCAAGGAGATGGAGGAGCCGTTTGAGAAGAACCAGATCGGTTCCTCCGCCATGCCGTACAAGCGCAACCCGATGCGCTGCGAGCGCATCTGCGCGCTGAGCCGCTACCTGATGGTGGATGTGCTGAACCCCGCCATGACCAGCGGTACCCAGTGGTTCGAGCGCACGCTGGACGACTCTGCCAACAAGCGCATTGCGATGGCAGAGGGCTTCCTTGCGGCAGACGCCATCCTGAACATTCTGCTGAATGTCTCTGACGGTCTGGTCGTCTACCCGAAGGTCGTGCGCGCCCGCGTTATGGCCGAGCTGCCCTTCATGGCCAGCGAGAACATCATGATGAAGGCCGTCAAGAAAGGCGGCGACCGTCAGGAGCTGCACGAGCGCCTGCGCGAGCATGCCGTGGCTGCTGCCGCCGTTGTCAAGCAGGAGGGCAAGCCCAATGACATGATTGCCCGTGTCGAGGCTGATCCTGCCTTCGGCCTGAGCCGTGAGGAAATTGAGGCTGAGCTCAGCCCCGAGGCCTTCACCGGCCGCAGTGCCGAGCAGGTCGCCGAGTTCCTGCGCGATGTTATTCAGCCTGTTCTGGACGCCAATGCCGAGGATGTTGGCCAGCATGTCGAGCTGAATGTCTGA
- a CDS encoding phosphoribosylformylglycinamidine synthase, with translation MVYRIYVEKKPGFDGEAQGLLHELVDLVGIKSLTGLRLLNRYDVEGIDNALFQQAIPTVFCEPPVDVTYDTLPEAKTVFAVEYLPGQFDQRADSASQCIQLLSQGERPDVRSARVYLLDGELTADDLAAIKKYVINPVEAREAALEERATLKMEFAIPTEVETLNGFTALDDDALEAFRTEKGLAMDHADIVFCQDYFKSEHRDPTITEIRLIDTYWSDHCRHTTFGTILDDVKIDDELVQAAFDRYMALRAETGRDKKNRTLMDCATIGAKALKQRGILKNLDESEEINACTVKIKCDVDGEQQDWLFLFKNETHNHPTEIEPFGGAATCIGGAIRDPLSGRSYVYQAMRVTGAADPLKPVSETMPGKLPQRKLVTTAAAGYSSYGNQIGLATGQVAELYHPGYAAKRMEIGAVVGATPASHVRREEPAPGDVVILLGGRTGRDGVGGATGSSKAHKLTSLETCGAEVQKGNAPIERKLQRLFRREDACRLIKRCNDFGAGGVSVAIGELADGLHIDLNKVTRKYEGLDGTELAISESQERMAVAVASEDAETFMKYAAEENLEATIVATVTEEKRMREVWNGKTIVDLSREFLNSNGAERHASAHILPGHVWQPQFAGATFEEKLESMVSDLNVCSQKGLGERFDSTIGAATVLMPYGGKYQLTPTMAMAAKLPVDGETTTCSGMAWGFNPYLTEADPYRGAYLAVVESVTKLVCAGFHHKDMYLTFQEYFEHMNNQPERWGKPMAALLGALDAQMGLGIASIGGKDSMSGSFEGLDVPPTLVSFATAIGNTRDVQSPEFKKANSSVVILRPNYKNGLPEIGSLIAIYKTVEQMIDEGKVLAAATPGYGGVAEALFKMCVGNHVGLQLSNDIDLNSLFKPAYGAVILELLDASAGEFLGFTTVDYTLEAEGSNINLSRLQELWEAKLEPVFPYRKAGEFVPALEHDCPANKRVAPAVRLATPRVIIPVFPGTNCEYDTARAFRRAGGDPHILVLKNLSPADVAESCEALVRELDKAQILMLPGGFSGGDEPDGSAKFIASFFRNPAVADAVNRLLNQRDGLALGICNGFQALIKLGLVPYGEIRPITEEDPTLTFNTIHRHQSMLVRTRVASNKSPWLSRCDINDEHLIAISHGEGRFVCNEKLLNQLIENGQVATQYVDLTCRPTMDMRYNPNGSVLAIEGITSPDGRVFGKMGHSERSGEQLYKNVTGDKYQPIFEGGVNYFKL, from the coding sequence ATGGTATATCGTATTTATGTCGAGAAGAAGCCCGGCTTTGATGGCGAAGCACAGGGTCTGCTCCATGAGCTTGTCGATCTGGTCGGCATCAAAAGCCTGACCGGCCTGCGTCTTTTGAACCGCTACGATGTCGAGGGCATCGACAATGCACTGTTCCAGCAGGCCATCCCCACCGTGTTCTGCGAGCCGCCGGTGGATGTGACCTATGACACCCTGCCCGAGGCCAAAACGGTCTTTGCGGTCGAGTACCTGCCCGGTCAGTTTGACCAGCGCGCCGACTCTGCCAGCCAGTGCATCCAGCTGCTGAGTCAGGGCGAGCGCCCGGATGTCCGCTCTGCCCGCGTCTATCTGCTGGACGGCGAGCTGACTGCCGATGATCTGGCCGCTATTAAAAAGTATGTCATCAACCCGGTCGAGGCCCGCGAGGCCGCCCTTGAGGAGCGCGCCACCCTGAAGATGGAGTTCGCCATCCCCACCGAGGTCGAGACGCTGAACGGATTCACCGCGCTGGACGATGACGCGCTGGAGGCATTCCGCACCGAGAAGGGTCTGGCTATGGATCACGCCGACATCGTGTTCTGCCAGGATTACTTCAAATCCGAGCATCGTGACCCCACCATCACCGAGATCCGGCTGATCGACACCTACTGGTCCGACCACTGCCGCCACACCACCTTCGGTACGATTCTTGACGACGTCAAGATTGATGACGAGCTGGTACAGGCCGCCTTTGACCGCTATATGGCGCTGCGCGCCGAGACCGGCCGCGATAAGAAGAACCGCACCCTGATGGACTGCGCCACAATCGGTGCCAAGGCCCTGAAGCAGCGCGGCATCCTCAAGAATCTCGACGAGAGCGAGGAGATCAACGCCTGCACCGTCAAAATCAAGTGCGATGTGGACGGCGAGCAGCAGGATTGGCTCTTCCTCTTCAAGAACGAGACCCATAACCATCCCACCGAGATCGAGCCGTTCGGCGGTGCTGCAACCTGCATCGGCGGTGCCATCCGCGACCCGCTGTCCGGCCGCAGCTATGTCTATCAGGCTATGCGCGTGACCGGCGCAGCCGACCCGCTGAAGCCTGTCTCTGAAACGATGCCCGGCAAGCTGCCCCAGCGCAAGCTGGTCACGACCGCTGCCGCCGGTTATTCCAGCTACGGCAACCAGATTGGCCTTGCCACCGGTCAGGTTGCAGAGCTGTATCATCCCGGCTACGCCGCTAAACGCATGGAGATCGGCGCCGTCGTGGGTGCCACCCCGGCCAGCCATGTCCGCCGCGAGGAACCCGCCCCCGGCGATGTGGTCATCCTGCTGGGCGGCCGCACCGGCCGTGACGGTGTGGGCGGTGCAACCGGCTCCTCCAAGGCACACAAGCTGACGAGCCTTGAGACCTGCGGTGCCGAGGTCCAGAAGGGCAACGCCCCCATCGAGCGCAAGCTGCAGCGTCTGTTCCGCCGTGAGGACGCCTGCCGCCTGATCAAGCGCTGCAATGACTTCGGTGCGGGCGGTGTGTCCGTTGCCATCGGCGAGCTTGCTGACGGCCTGCACATCGACCTGAACAAGGTCACCCGCAAATACGAGGGTCTGGACGGCACCGAGCTGGCAATCTCCGAAAGCCAGGAGCGCATGGCTGTGGCCGTGGCTTCTGAGGATGCCGAGACCTTTATGAAGTACGCCGCCGAGGAAAACCTTGAGGCGACCATCGTTGCCACCGTGACCGAGGAAAAGCGGATGCGCGAGGTCTGGAACGGCAAGACCATCGTTGATCTTTCCCGTGAGTTCCTGAACTCCAACGGTGCCGAGCGCCACGCCAGCGCACATATTTTGCCAGGCCATGTCTGGCAGCCGCAGTTTGCCGGCGCCACCTTTGAGGAAAAGCTCGAGTCTATGGTCAGCGACCTGAATGTCTGCAGCCAGAAGGGTCTGGGCGAGCGCTTTGACTCCACCATCGGCGCCGCGACCGTGCTGATGCCCTACGGCGGCAAGTACCAGCTGACCCCCACGATGGCCATGGCCGCCAAGCTGCCCGTTGACGGCGAAACCACCACCTGCAGCGGCATGGCCTGGGGCTTTAACCCCTATCTGACTGAGGCCGACCCCTACCGCGGTGCCTATCTGGCCGTGGTCGAGAGCGTGACCAAGCTGGTCTGCGCCGGTTTCCACCACAAGGATATGTACCTGACCTTCCAGGAATATTTTGAGCACATGAACAACCAGCCCGAGCGCTGGGGCAAGCCGATGGCCGCCCTGCTTGGTGCGCTGGATGCCCAGATGGGTCTGGGCATCGCCTCGATCGGCGGCAAGGACTCGATGTCCGGCAGCTTTGAGGGGCTGGATGTGCCCCCGACGCTGGTCAGCTTTGCCACTGCCATCGGCAACACCCGCGATGTGCAGAGCCCTGAGTTCAAGAAGGCGAACAGCTCTGTTGTTATTCTGCGCCCCAACTACAAGAACGGCCTGCCTGAGATCGGCAGCCTGATTGCGATCTACAAGACCGTTGAGCAGATGATCGACGAGGGCAAGGTGCTGGCCGCTGCCACCCCCGGCTACGGCGGTGTGGCCGAGGCACTGTTCAAGATGTGTGTCGGCAACCATGTCGGCCTGCAGTTGTCCAATGACATTGACCTGAACAGCCTGTTCAAGCCTGCCTACGGTGCGGTCATTCTGGAGCTGCTGGACGCTTCCGCCGGCGAGTTCCTCGGCTTTACCACCGTGGATTATACGCTGGAGGCCGAGGGCAGCAACATTAACCTGTCCCGCCTGCAGGAGCTGTGGGAGGCCAAGCTTGAGCCTGTTTTCCCCTACCGCAAGGCCGGTGAGTTTGTGCCTGCACTTGAGCATGACTGCCCCGCCAACAAGCGCGTGGCTCCCGCCGTGCGTCTGGCAACGCCGCGGGTCATCATTCCTGTCTTCCCCGGCACCAACTGCGAGTACGACACGGCCCGTGCCTTCCGCCGTGCAGGCGGTGACCCGCACATTCTTGTGCTGAAGAACCTGTCCCCCGCCGATGTTGCCGAGAGCTGCGAGGCACTTGTCCGTGAGCTTGATAAGGCGCAGATCCTGATGCTGCCGGGCGGCTTCTCCGGCGGTGACGAGCCCGATGGCTCTGCCAAGTTCATTGCCTCCTTCTTCCGCAATCCGGCCGTAGCCGATGCGGTCAACCGACTGCTGAACCAGCGTGACGGTCTGGCCTTAGGTATCTGCAACGGCTTCCAGGCACTCATCAAGCTGGGCCTTGTCCCCTACGGCGAGATCCGTCCCATCACGGAGGAGGACCCGACGCTGACCTTCAACACGATTCATCGCCATCAGAGTATGCTGGTGCGTACCCGCGTTGCCAGCAACAAGAGCCCGTGGCTGAGCCGCTGCGACATCAATGATGAGCATCTGATCGCCATCAGCCACGGCGAAGGCCGCTTTGTCTGCAACGAAAAGCTGCTGAACCAGCTGATCGAAAATGGTCAGGTCGCAACGCAGTATGTGGACCTGACCTGCCGCCCGACGATGGACATGCGTTACAACCCGAACGGCTCTGTGCTGGCCATCGAGGGCATCACCAGCCCGGACGGCCGCGTCTTTGGTAAGATGGGCCACAGTGAGCGCAGCGGCGAGCAGCTTTACAAAAATGTCACCGGTGACAAATACCAGCCGATCTTTGAGGGCGGCGTGAACTACTTTAAACTTTGA
- the purD gene encoding phosphoribosylamine--glycine ligase: protein MKILVVGGGGREHAIIRALKKSPRCTEIWCAPGNGGISYDARCKAIPATDVDAMVQFAKAEAFDYVVVAQDDPLALGMVDALAAVGIPAFGPDKAAARIEASKVFSKDLMKKYGIPTAKYETFDDPEKVMDYIRAEGKYPVVIKADGLALGKGVLICQSEQEAADGVKEIMLDKKFGASGNHVVVEEFLTGPEVSVLSFCDGKTVKPMVSSMDHKRALDHDEGLNTGGMGTVAPNPYYTPEMADRCMKEIFLPTVAAMQAEGCPFKGCLYFGLMLTPDGPKVIEYNCRFGDPETQVVLPLLESDLLTVMEATTNGTLDKTEVRFRDGAAACVILASGGYPLAYEKGKEITGLDNGQLNATDVTVYHAGTAVKEGRLVTNGGRVLGVTATADTLPEALKKAYAATESIHFDKLHKRSDIGARALAAMQ from the coding sequence ATGAAAATTCTGGTTGTAGGCGGCGGCGGGCGTGAGCACGCCATCATCCGCGCGCTGAAAAAAAGCCCCCGCTGCACCGAGATCTGGTGCGCACCCGGCAACGGCGGCATCAGCTATGATGCCCGCTGCAAAGCTATCCCCGCCACCGATGTGGACGCCATGGTGCAGTTTGCCAAGGCTGAAGCCTTTGACTATGTGGTCGTTGCACAGGACGACCCGCTGGCGCTGGGCATGGTGGACGCACTGGCCGCTGTCGGCATTCCCGCGTTCGGCCCGGACAAGGCTGCGGCGCGCATTGAGGCCAGCAAGGTATTCAGCAAGGATTTAATGAAGAAGTACGGCATCCCCACCGCCAAATATGAGACATTCGATGATCCTGAAAAGGTCATGGATTACATCAGGGCCGAGGGCAAGTACCCCGTGGTCATCAAGGCAGACGGTCTGGCGCTCGGCAAGGGTGTGCTGATCTGCCAGAGCGAGCAGGAGGCTGCTGACGGCGTCAAGGAGATCATGCTGGACAAAAAGTTCGGTGCCTCCGGCAACCATGTCGTTGTTGAGGAGTTTTTGACCGGCCCCGAGGTCAGTGTGCTGTCCTTCTGCGACGGCAAGACCGTTAAGCCGATGGTTTCCAGCATGGACCACAAGCGCGCGCTGGATCATGACGAGGGTCTGAACACCGGCGGCATGGGCACTGTGGCTCCGAACCCCTACTACACGCCCGAGATGGCCGACCGCTGCATGAAGGAGATTTTCCTGCCCACGGTGGCCGCCATGCAGGCTGAGGGCTGCCCCTTCAAGGGTTGTCTCTACTTCGGCCTGATGCTGACGCCCGACGGCCCCAAGGTCATTGAGTACAACTGCCGCTTCGGCGATCCCGAGACGCAGGTCGTGCTGCCCCTGCTGGAGAGCGATCTACTGACCGTCATGGAGGCCACCACAAACGGTACGCTTGACAAGACGGAGGTTCGTTTCCGCGATGGCGCGGCCGCCTGTGTGATTCTGGCAAGCGGCGGCTATCCCCTTGCCTATGAGAAGGGCAAGGAGATCACCGGCCTTGACAACGGCCAGCTGAACGCGACCGATGTGACCGTCTACCACGCCGGCACCGCCGTCAAGGAGGGCCGCCTTGTTACGAACGGCGGCCGTGTGCTGGGCGTGACTGCCACTGCCGACACCCTGCCCGAGGCCCTGAAAAAGGCTTACGCCGCGACCGAGAGCATCCACTTTGACAAGCTGCACAAGCGCAGCGACATCGGCGCACGGGCATTGGCCGCAATGCAGTAA
- a CDS encoding phosphoribosylaminoimidazolecarboxamide formyltransferase, which yields MNEFQLKYGTNPNQKPARIYMADGSELPVQILNGRPGYINFLDAFNSWQLVRDLKKALGLPAAASFKHVSPAGAAIGLPLDDTLRAMYHIAPETELSPLACAYARARGADRMSSFGDWIALSDVCDLATAKLIQHEVSDGIIAPGYDADALEVLKGKKKGNYNIVAIDPGYEPQPLETRTVFGVTFEQGRQDLEISDATMLQNLVTENKTLSAEQRRDLIISLIVLKYTQSNSVCYVQDGQTIGVGAGQQSRVHCTRLAGQKADNWQLRHMPKVLGLPFREDIAKPNRDNAIDVYIGETPEDVIGDDVWAETFTEQPAPLTAEEKRAWLDAVTGVSLGSDAFFPFGDNIERARRSGVTAIVQPGGSIRDAQVIDTCNKYGIAMAFCGIRLFYH from the coding sequence ATGAACGAATTTCAGCTGAAATACGGCACCAACCCCAACCAGAAGCCTGCCCGCATCTATATGGCTGACGGCTCCGAGCTGCCGGTTCAGATTTTGAACGGCCGCCCCGGCTACATCAACTTTCTGGATGCCTTCAACTCCTGGCAGCTGGTGCGCGACCTGAAGAAGGCGCTGGGCCTGCCCGCCGCTGCCAGCTTCAAGCATGTCTCCCCCGCCGGTGCGGCCATCGGCCTGCCCCTGGATGACACGCTGCGCGCCATGTACCACATTGCGCCCGAGACCGAGCTTTCCCCGCTGGCCTGCGCCTATGCCCGCGCCCGCGGTGCCGACCGGATGTCCAGCTTCGGCGACTGGATCGCACTTTCCGATGTCTGCGATCTGGCCACCGCCAAGCTCATCCAGCATGAGGTTTCTGACGGCATCATTGCCCCCGGCTACGATGCCGATGCCCTCGAAGTCCTCAAGGGCAAGAAGAAGGGCAACTACAACATCGTTGCCATCGACCCCGGCTATGAGCCGCAGCCTCTTGAGACCCGCACCGTCTTTGGCGTGACCTTTGAGCAGGGCCGTCAGGATCTGGAGATCTCCGATGCCACGATGCTGCAGAATCTCGTCACCGAGAACAAGACCCTGAGCGCCGAGCAGCGCCGCGATCTGATCATCAGCCTGATCGTGCTGAAATACACCCAGTCCAACAGCGTCTGCTATGTGCAGGACGGCCAGACCATCGGTGTGGGCGCCGGTCAGCAGAGCCGCGTACACTGCACCCGTCTGGCAGGCCAGAAGGCCGACAACTGGCAGCTGCGCCACATGCCGAAGGTGCTGGGCCTGCCCTTCCGCGAGGATATTGCCAAGCCCAACCGCGACAATGCCATTGATGTCTATATCGGCGAAACGCCGGAGGATGTCATCGGTGATGATGTGTGGGCCGAGACCTTTACCGAGCAGCCCGCCCCGCTGACTGCTGAGGAGAAGCGCGCATGGCTGGATGCCGTGACCGGCGTCAGCCTTGGCAGTGATGCCTTCTTCCCATTCGGCGACAACATTGAGCGCGCACGCCGCAGCGGCGTGACTGCCATTGTGCAGCCGGGCGGCTCCATCCGCGACGCACAGGTAATTGACACCTGCAACAAGTACGGCATTGCGATGGCGTTCTGCGGCATCCGCTTGTTCTACCACTAA
- a CDS encoding IMP cyclohydrolase: protein MKKNIYKYLAGNDYPGRGIVLGQSPDGQKVFVAYWIMGRSANSRNRVFEPITGGIRTVAADPAKLEDPHLIIYNAVLTLRETTVVTNGDQTDTIAQFMNGNLFPGYSFEAALATRTYEDDAPNFTPRISGVVDMRRGGYKLSIVKSNEGNAASVQRQTFDYPQPVAGEGHFISTYVKNGAPIPSFAGEPLRVAIDTNDADQFAKQLWASLNDDNKVSLFVRSIALETGSYEDIILNKYTAVEG, encoded by the coding sequence ATGAAAAAGAACATCTATAAATATCTTGCCGGGAACGACTACCCCGGCCGCGGCATTGTGCTGGGGCAGAGCCCCGATGGCCAGAAGGTATTTGTTGCCTATTGGATCATGGGCCGCAGCGCCAACAGCCGCAACCGCGTGTTTGAGCCGATCACGGGCGGCATCCGCACGGTAGCCGCCGATCCCGCCAAGCTGGAGGATCCGCATCTGATCATCTACAATGCGGTGCTGACCCTGCGGGAGACCACCGTTGTGACCAATGGCGACCAGACCGACACGATTGCACAGTTCATGAACGGCAATCTCTTCCCCGGCTACAGCTTTGAGGCAGCGCTGGCCACCCGCACCTATGAGGATGATGCCCCCAATTTTACGCCGCGCATCTCCGGCGTGGTGGATATGCGCCGCGGCGGCTACAAGCTCTCCATTGTCAAATCCAACGAGGGCAACGCCGCCAGCGTCCAGCGCCAGACCTTCGACTACCCCCAGCCTGTGGCCGGTGAGGGACATTTCATCAGCACCTATGTCAAGAACGGTGCGCCCATCCCCAGCTTTGCGGGGGAGCCGCTGCGCGTTGCCATCGACACGAACGATGCCGACCAGTTTGCCAAGCAGCTGTGGGCCAGCCTGAACGATGACAACAAGGTCAGCCTCTTTGTGCGCAGCATTGCACTGGAGACCGGCAGCTATGAGGATATTATTCTGAACAAATACACCGCTGTGGAGGGCTAA
- the purN gene encoding phosphoribosylglycinamide formyltransferase, whose translation MKRVAVLVSGGGTNLQALLESERRGENPDGKITLVIASKPGVYALERAANFGVESAVVSRKEYADSAAFDAALLGVLQAHDIDVVVLAGFLSVLGEKVIAAYRNRILNVHPSLIPSFCGPGFYGLKVHEAALARGVKLTGATVHLVNEECDGGPILLQKAVAVQPGDTPETLQKRVMVEAEWQLLPKALAMVCSDEV comes from the coding sequence ATGAAGCGTGTAGCGGTACTGGTATCGGGCGGCGGCACCAACCTGCAGGCCCTGCTGGAAAGTGAGCGCCGCGGCGAGAACCCTGACGGAAAGATCACGCTGGTCATTGCCAGCAAGCCCGGCGTGTACGCGCTGGAGCGGGCCGCCAATTTCGGCGTGGAGAGCGCTGTTGTCAGCCGCAAGGAGTATGCAGACAGCGCTGCCTTTGATGCTGCCCTGCTGGGCGTTTTGCAGGCCCATGACATTGATGTGGTCGTGCTGGCAGGCTTCCTGAGCGTGCTGGGCGAAAAGGTCATTGCGGCCTACCGCAACCGGATCCTGAATGTCCACCCGAGCCTGATCCCCAGCTTCTGCGGGCCGGGCTTCTACGGGCTGAAAGTGCATGAGGCTGCGCTGGCCCGCGGCGTCAAGCTGACCGGTGCCACCGTCCATCTTGTCAACGAGGAATGCGACGGCGGGCCGATCCTGCTGCAGAAGGCTGTGGCTGTACAGCCCGGCGACACCCCCGAGACTTTGCAGAAGCGCGTCATGGTCGAGGCCGAGTGGCAGCTATTGCCCAAGGCGCTGGCCATGGTGTGCAGTGACGAGGTATAA